In Aedes albopictus strain Foshan chromosome 3, AalbF5, whole genome shotgun sequence, the following are encoded in one genomic region:
- the LOC109418772 gene encoding protein embryonic gonad yields the protein MSLFDAATTVTSFIETFSGISRYSVTPEQKHSISSLDDDDDDDDAATSNKTLRLGCWAARCCIPYAARTSFFGRTYNNLSSISECKNNGECVINKKNRTACKACRLRKCLVVGMSKSGSRYGRRSNWFKIHCLLQEQQAHKNNNNNNSLTSNNNDTGSSNHNSTSNNGSSNNMSPSLLPNGFLPANFLSNLCNNNNNNNNVTVKKELKRPSSPSDSGASSADPEESSSFKDPFHGSSNRTTISPKVELPEVTLTKISPKVSRTSSTSSCSTNTTTDSFRPLMDRISPYLPHGPYRPETTPYFPMPFVMPPVSLALIATGKHDHEQHEPIDLSMKSKSSSSSGSPLRLGSTSPLIADVNDSEDLPSSVEVPRPVPLDLTFTRSKTLSG from the exons ATGTCACTGTTTGACGCGGCGACCACGGTGACCTCGTTTATTGAGacgttttcaggaatttcacgcTACTCAGTCACCCCAGAACAAAAGCATTCAATTTCGAGtctcgatgacgatgacgacgatgatgatgcggCGACGTCGAACAAGACTCTAAGATTGGGATGCTGGGCAGCAAGGTGCTGTATTCCATATGCAGCCAGGACG TCGTTCTTCGGTCGCACGTACAATAATTTGTCATCGATTTCGGAATGCAAAAACAACGGCGAGTGTGTCATCAACAAGAAGAATCGCACCGCCTGCAAGGCGTGTCGGCTGCGTAAATGCCTGGTCGTCGGGATGTCCAAGAGCGGTTCCCGATATGGACGGCGTTCGAATTGGTTCAAGATTCATTGTCTACTGCAGGAGCAGCAAGCCCACAAAAATAACAACAACAATAATAGCTTGACCAGTAATAACAATGACACCGGCAGCAGTAACCATAATAGCACCAGCAACAATGGAAGCAGCAATAACATGTCGCCCAGTTTGCTCCCGAACGGATTTCTTCCGGCTAACTTTCTCAGCAACTTGTgcaacaataacaataataacaacaacGTCACAGTGAAAAAGGAACTAAAAAGACCAAGCTCGCCGAGCGATTCAGGGGCATCATCCGCCGACCCGGAGGAAAGTTCCAGCTTCAAGGATCCCTTCCATGGAAGCAGCAATCGAACGACGATCTCACCAAAGGTGGAACTACCGGAAGTGACCCTAACCAAAATTAGTCCCAAGGTCAGTCGGACCTCGTCAACTTCTTCGTGCTCAACCAACACCACCACGGACAGCTTTCGACCTCTGATGGATCGAATCTCTCCGTATCTCCCTCACGGTCCGTATCGACCAGAGACCACTCCGTACTTCCCGATGCCTTTCGTCATGCCACCGGTGTCCCTCGCACTGATCGCCACAGGAAAGCACGATCACGAGCAGCACGAACCCATTGATCTTTCCATGAAATCGAAGTCGTCGAGCTCGTCTGGATCTCCACTCCGGTTAGGATCCACCTCTCCGCTCATAGCGGATGTCAACGACTCGGAAGACCTGCCATCTTCAGTGGAAGTTCCACGCCCGGTACCGCTGGATCTAACCTTCACGCGATCAAAAACCTTATCCGGGTGA